The following are encoded in a window of Bacteroidales bacterium genomic DNA:
- a CDS encoding mechanosensitive ion channel family protein: MTPSSVASFMNDLLSSLYEWIITELPGILILIVATLILLKVYKSLIKQLRKAIIKRSAKKHDTQAQETEKRVETLMNILLSVGKVLIGAIFIMILLKKLGVDIGPILAGAGIIGLAIGFGAQELVRDIISGFFMLLDNQIRTGDFAIINGQGGMVEKIELRTTTLRDLSGTTHNFQNGKINTISNMTMEWSAVVFDIGVAYKEDTDEVVNIMKEVGEELQNDPDYKENILEPLEVFGVDKFADSAVVLKVRFKTKPIMQWAVGREYRRRLKKAFDERGIEIPFPHTTVYWGEKINPLKLKLEKELNGGNSH, from the coding sequence ATGACACCATCATCAGTCGCCTCGTTCATGAACGACCTTCTTTCCAGTTTGTATGAATGGATCATCACTGAATTGCCGGGCATCTTAATACTTATTGTTGCAACCCTCATTTTACTGAAGGTTTATAAGTCACTGATAAAGCAACTGAGGAAAGCCATAATAAAAAGGTCTGCCAAAAAACATGATACCCAGGCCCAGGAAACGGAAAAACGGGTGGAAACCCTTATGAATATCCTTCTCAGTGTAGGCAAAGTGTTGATAGGGGCTATCTTCATCATGATTCTTCTTAAAAAGCTGGGTGTAGACATTGGTCCGATACTTGCCGGTGCCGGTATCATAGGACTGGCTATAGGTTTTGGAGCCCAGGAACTGGTACGGGATATCATCTCAGGTTTCTTTATGTTACTTGATAACCAGATTCGTACCGGGGATTTTGCCATTATCAACGGGCAGGGAGGAATGGTGGAAAAAATCGAACTGAGAACCACCACCCTCCGAGATCTTTCAGGTACCACCCATAACTTTCAGAATGGTAAGATCAATACGATCTCCAACATGACGATGGAATGGTCGGCCGTAGTCTTTGATATCGGAGTAGCCTACAAAGAAGACACCGACGAAGTGGTAAATATTATGAAGGAAGTGGGCGAAGAGCTGCAAAACGATCCGGATTACAAGGAAAACATCCTGGAACCCCTGGAGGTATTCGGAGTGGATAAATTTGCAGACAGTGCAGTAGTCCTCAAAGTCCGGTTTAAAACCAAACCCATCATGCAATGGGCAGTGGGCAGGGAATACAGGAGAAGACTTAAAAAAGCTTTTGATGAGCGTGGTATAGAAATTCCATTTCCGCATACTACCGTTTACTGGGGAGAAAAGATCAACCCCCTGAAGCTCAAACTGGAAAAAGAGCTGAACGGCGGCAATAGCCATTAA
- a CDS encoding TIGR00730 family Rossman fold protein, with amino-acid sequence MNKIAVFCGSSAGNDSVYSNQAYQLGQLLAKKHIELIYGGGSIGLMGAVANGALDHNGRVTGVIPAFLNEKEIAHDQLHSLIEVNSMHERKKKMHDLSEAVIALPGGYGTLEELFEMLTWGQLGLHQKPIALLNINGFYDPLRRLTDNMVEQGFLKQAYQDILLISNDIEQLIESMSQYNPPEAKRLSFK; translated from the coding sequence ATGAATAAAATAGCTGTTTTTTGCGGATCAAGCGCCGGAAATGATTCGGTGTACTCAAACCAGGCCTACCAATTGGGACAATTGCTGGCTAAAAAGCACATTGAGCTGATATACGGTGGCGGCAGCATCGGACTGATGGGTGCTGTGGCCAACGGTGCCCTGGACCACAACGGAAGGGTCACAGGGGTTATCCCCGCGTTTCTGAACGAAAAAGAAATCGCTCACGACCAACTTCATTCCCTTATCGAAGTCAATTCAATGCATGAACGTAAAAAAAAGATGCATGATCTATCAGAAGCCGTCATTGCGTTGCCCGGAGGCTACGGGACACTTGAAGAACTTTTTGAGATGCTTACCTGGGGCCAGTTGGGTTTGCATCAAAAACCCATAGCCCTTCTAAACATCAATGGTTTTTATGATCCATTGCGCCGGCTCACCGACAACATGGTAGAGCAGGGTTTTCTCAAGCAGGCTTATCAGGATATCCTCCTTATAAGCAATGATATTGAACAGCTTATAGAAAGTATGTCTCAATACAATCCACCAGAAGCCAAAAGACTGAGTTTCAAATAA
- a CDS encoding tryptophan synthase subunit alpha, whose translation MNRIDALFQSKSREVLSVYFTAGYPGLNDTPTIIEALEESGVDMVEVGIPFSDPMVDGPVIQESNKLALKNGMSLNLLFDQISMIREKINIPLLLMGYLNPVFHYGVEKFCHSCRQAGIDGVILPDLPLEIYQQHYKKRFEENNLHNVFLVTPSTPKDRLANILKESSGFVYMVSSSSTTGGKKDIRTHLSYVNTIRNIKPEIPVMVGFGINNRERFLTVCEQANGGIIGSAFIRILARQGDLKTNIQSFIRSIKQDDQINLKFA comes from the coding sequence ATGAATAGAATTGACGCGTTGTTTCAATCCAAATCCCGGGAAGTATTGTCTGTTTACTTTACAGCGGGATATCCCGGTTTGAATGATACACCAACCATTATCGAAGCCTTGGAAGAATCAGGGGTCGATATGGTTGAAGTGGGAATCCCCTTTTCCGATCCTATGGTGGATGGCCCGGTAATCCAGGAAAGCAATAAGCTGGCACTTAAAAACGGAATGAGTCTGAACCTTCTCTTCGATCAGATCAGTATGATCAGAGAAAAAATCAACATCCCACTCCTGCTGATGGGATACCTGAATCCTGTCTTTCATTACGGAGTGGAAAAATTTTGCCATTCCTGCCGGCAGGCGGGAATTGACGGAGTCATTCTCCCCGACCTGCCGTTAGAAATTTATCAGCAGCATTATAAAAAGCGCTTCGAAGAAAACAACCTGCACAATGTTTTTCTGGTGACGCCTTCAACCCCAAAAGACAGACTGGCAAACATTTTAAAGGAAAGCAGCGGATTCGTTTATATGGTGTCTTCCAGCTCCACCACAGGAGGCAAAAAAGATATCAGAACCCATCTCAGTTACGTGAATACCATCCGTAACATAAAACCGGAGATACCGGTGATGGTTGGCTTTGGTATCAACAACCGCGAAAGATTCCTTACTGTTTGTGAACAGGCAAACGGCGGCATTATAGGTTCAGCCTTTATAAGAATTCTGGCAAGGCAGGGCGACCTGAAAACCAATATTCAATCCTTTATCCGATCCATTAAACAGGATGATCAGATAAATCTCAAATTCGCCTGA